A stretch of Paracoccus sp. N5 DNA encodes these proteins:
- a CDS encoding site-specific integrase has translation MGLRMASPWKHPESGIYYLRERIATRLLDAAKGRTAVVTLVGQPCRVKLGQHVKLSLRTKDIATAKERYRDASAALQEHLRVIQQTAEDGPVRLTQRQTEAIAGDYYRDLTSQHGNEPGSPKEWDAGLTAVQEPDPAGLERMHGEDADRLLMGRGLAVDDDSRARLLQSMHRAFVQFGEQQVRRGSGDWSPDAKADRFPAFEDGATSTGKPSAVAPDKATGPTLTDLFEAWEKDARTKGVVDKTIRDFRQKLDSLIAFIGHDRIGDITPQDIVTWTDHLRDDRGLTGKTIGQKYLAVAKRMFSYAKSRAMGLNDPTDGIVVETAKRVVNREKGYTDDEARKVLAAAKAGAGISDRWADHTKRAIRWVPWICAHTGARVTEIVQLRREDFQTIDGIPCIRITPEAGSVKTKQFRTVPLHPQLVQEGLLEMVETLPPGPIFYAPGTGPQGTSGRIGWWVKEHAKVSDKDLQPNHAWRHRFKTLCHDHDIAQEWADAIQGHANARAAENYGDRKAKAKHREICKLPFYRIGGDGQDGKHPRMFQKKIRDGKS, from the coding sequence ATGGGCTTGAGAATGGCGTCTCCTTGGAAGCATCCCGAGTCGGGAATCTACTACCTGCGCGAACGCATCGCCACGCGGCTGCTGGATGCAGCCAAAGGCCGAACAGCGGTGGTCACGCTGGTCGGCCAACCCTGTCGGGTGAAGCTGGGCCAGCACGTCAAGCTGTCCCTGCGAACCAAGGACATTGCCACAGCCAAGGAACGATACAGGGACGCCTCTGCCGCCCTGCAAGAACATCTGCGGGTGATCCAGCAGACAGCCGAGGACGGGCCTGTGCGACTCACCCAGCGGCAGACAGAGGCCATTGCGGGGGACTACTACCGCGACCTCACCAGCCAGCACGGCAATGAGCCCGGCAGCCCGAAGGAATGGGATGCGGGGCTGACAGCCGTTCAGGAACCCGACCCCGCCGGGCTGGAACGGATGCACGGCGAGGATGCCGACCGGCTGCTGATGGGCCGAGGGCTGGCGGTGGATGACGACAGCCGGGCAAGGCTGCTGCAATCCATGCACCGGGCCTTTGTCCAGTTCGGAGAACAGCAGGTGCGGCGAGGCTCGGGGGATTGGTCCCCGGATGCCAAGGCGGACAGGTTCCCGGCTTTCGAGGATGGGGCGACCAGCACAGGCAAGCCCAGCGCGGTTGCGCCAGACAAGGCCACCGGCCCGACCCTGACCGACCTGTTCGAGGCGTGGGAGAAGGACGCCAGGACCAAGGGCGTTGTGGACAAGACCATCCGGGACTTCCGGCAGAAGCTGGACAGCCTCATTGCCTTCATCGGCCATGACCGGATCGGGGACATAACCCCGCAGGACATCGTGACATGGACCGACCACCTGCGGGACGACCGGGGGCTGACCGGCAAGACCATCGGGCAGAAGTATCTGGCGGTGGCCAAGCGCATGTTCAGCTATGCCAAGTCTCGGGCAATGGGCCTGAATGATCCGACAGACGGTATCGTGGTCGAGACCGCCAAGCGCGTGGTGAACCGGGAAAAGGGCTATACCGATGACGAGGCCCGGAAGGTGCTGGCAGCGGCCAAGGCCGGCGCAGGCATCTCGGACAGGTGGGCCGACCACACCAAGCGGGCAATCCGCTGGGTGCCGTGGATATGCGCCCATACCGGGGCAAGGGTGACGGAGATTGTCCAGCTTAGGCGGGAAGACTTCCAGACCATCGACGGCATCCCATGCATCAGGATCACGCCAGAGGCTGGCTCGGTCAAGACCAAGCAGTTCCGCACCGTGCCCCTGCACCCCCAGCTTGTCCAAGAGGGCCTGCTTGAGATGGTCGAGACCCTGCCCCCCGGCCCCATCTTCTATGCCCCGGGGACAGGCCCGCAGGGCACCAGCGGGCGGATTGGCTGGTGGGTCAAGGAACACGCGAAGGTTTCCGACAAGGACTTGCAGCCGAACCACGCATGGCGACACAGGTTCAAGACGCTTTGCCACGACCACGACATAGCGCAGGAATGGGCCGATGCGATCCAGGGCCATGCCAACGCGAGGGCTGCGGAGAACTACGGCGACCGGAAGGCGAAGGCCAAGCACCGGGAAATCTGCAAGCTCCCGTTCTACAGGATCGGCGGGGATGGGCAGGATGGGAAGCACCCCCGGATGTTTCAGAAGAAAATCCGTGACGGCAAATCATAA